In Deltaproteobacteria bacterium, the following are encoded in one genomic region:
- a CDS encoding Gfo/Idh/MocA family oxidoreductase, translating into MAEKIRVGVIGVGYLGKFHAEKYAASAKAQLVAVVDSDKDRAHEIGAAVGVEALSDYRALFGRVQCVSIAVPTCFHYQVARDCIDAGIDLLVEKPLTADIDEARELVDAAQRKNLILQVGHLERFNPAIRQLEGVVKDPKFVECHRLAPFIERGTDVNVVLDLMIHDIDVIASLVRSPVVRVEAVGVPVLTDKPDIANARINFANGCIANVTASRVSLKRERKVRFFQSDAYISIDYDQRRVQIYHKPPPGAGWLDIRAENIEIKDGDALADEIDSFLDCVGARTVPLVGGFEALTALEIASMISRQL; encoded by the coding sequence ATGGCTGAAAAGATTCGCGTCGGCGTCATCGGCGTCGGTTACTTGGGCAAGTTCCACGCCGAAAAATACGCCGCATCGGCCAAAGCGCAGCTGGTCGCCGTGGTCGACAGCGACAAAGATCGAGCCCACGAGATCGGCGCCGCGGTGGGCGTCGAAGCTTTAAGCGATTATCGCGCGCTGTTCGGCCGCGTCCAATGCGTCAGCATCGCCGTGCCGACATGCTTTCATTATCAAGTGGCGCGCGATTGCATCGACGCCGGCATCGACTTACTGGTCGAGAAACCGTTGACCGCCGACATCGACGAGGCGCGCGAGTTGGTTGACGCGGCGCAGCGGAAAAACTTGATCCTGCAAGTCGGCCACCTCGAACGGTTCAATCCGGCGATTCGCCAGCTCGAAGGCGTGGTCAAAGATCCGAAGTTTGTCGAATGCCATCGCCTGGCGCCGTTCATCGAGCGCGGCACCGATGTCAACGTCGTTCTCGATTTAATGATCCACGACATCGATGTCATCGCCAGTTTGGTCCGTTCGCCGGTGGTGCGGGTGGAGGCGGTGGGCGTGCCGGTGCTCACCGACAAGCCCGACATCGCCAATGCGCGCATCAACTTCGCCAACGGCTGCATCGCCAACGTCACCGCCAGCCGAGTGTCGCTCAAGCGCGAACGCAAAGTGCGCTTCTTTCAGTCCGACGCCTACATCTCCATCGATTACGATCAACGCCGGGTGCAGATTTATCACAAGCCGCCGCCCGGCGCCGGTTGGCTCGATATTCGCGCCGAGAATATTGAAATCAAAGATGGCGACGCCTTGGCCGACGAGATCGATTCGTTTCTCGATTGCGTCGGCGCGCGCACAGTGCCTTTGGTTGGCGGCTTCGAAGCGCTCACCGCGCTCGAAATCGCTTCGATGATCAGCCGCCAACTGTAA